A window from Shumkonia mesophila encodes these proteins:
- a CDS encoding TRAP transporter substrate-binding protein produces the protein MSIRFLKIACASVLGLALAAPASAADYTFKFGHAQPPTSVRHKSMEMFKADLEKASAGRIAVEVFGGGALGNEAELTDMVKMGTIQGTRGGAFAKANKKFLIYTLPFLFKDTNSVLKAMRSDFGAAIGKHAEANGYYIPITGVAGGFRQITNSKKPITVPEEAAGLKIRTPPIETIVKTMQALGANPQSIPYGETYMALKMGVVDGQENPPSNIVEMKFYEAQKYLSVVDYQIHPDPFMVNLKWYQSLPADLKAVFDKSAKAAMAWSDENWLASEASYLDTLKKNMTVNVVSPENRAKFVTAVKPVWDAYVKDGTFTEQEIEKAVLAGK, from the coding sequence ATGTCGATACGCTTTCTGAAGATCGCCTGCGCATCCGTCCTCGGGCTCGCCCTCGCGGCGCCGGCCTCGGCGGCGGACTACACCTTCAAGTTCGGCCACGCCCAGCCGCCGACCAGCGTGCGCCACAAGTCGATGGAGATGTTCAAGGCCGACCTTGAGAAGGCCAGCGCCGGGCGCATCGCGGTCGAGGTCTTCGGCGGCGGCGCGCTGGGCAACGAGGCCGAGTTGACCGACATGGTCAAGATGGGCACCATCCAGGGCACGCGCGGCGGGGCGTTTGCCAAGGCCAACAAGAAGTTCCTGATCTACACCCTGCCGTTCCTGTTCAAGGACACCAACTCGGTGCTGAAGGCCATGCGCAGCGACTTCGGCGCCGCCATCGGCAAGCACGCCGAGGCCAACGGCTATTACATCCCGATCACCGGGGTGGCCGGCGGCTTCCGCCAGATCACCAACAGCAAGAAGCCGATCACGGTGCCCGAGGAGGCGGCGGGGCTCAAGATCCGCACGCCGCCGATCGAGACCATCGTCAAGACCATGCAGGCGCTGGGCGCCAACCCGCAGTCGATCCCCTATGGGGAAACCTACATGGCGCTCAAGATGGGCGTCGTCGACGGCCAGGAAAACCCGCCGTCCAACATCGTCGAGATGAAGTTCTACGAGGCCCAGAAGTACCTTTCCGTCGTCGACTACCAGATCCACCCCGATCCGTTCATGGTCAACCTGAAGTGGTACCAGTCGCTGCCGGCCGACCTCAAGGCGGTGTTCGACAAATCGGCGAAGGCCGCCATGGCCTGGAGCGACGAAAACTGGCTGGCTTCGGAAGCCTCCTATCTCGACACCCTGAAAAAGAACATGACGGTCAACGTGGTCAGCCCGGAAAACCGCGCCAAGTTCGTGACCGCGGTGAAGCCGGTGTGGGATGCCTACGTCAAGGATGGCACCTTCACCGAGCAGGAAATCGAAAAAGCCGTCCTCGCCGGGAAGTAA
- a CDS encoding TRAP transporter small permease → MNDRSTHPGAAERWALALERGAIRGLEALLTVTFAFIFILVVSLVVLRYVFNSTIVGGNEATVMLFIYTTALGSAVELAHGKHIAIDALVARLPPALSRRLDVFNLIVIAALNAALFVYSLDWIGAVGGSEHPVMHIPEGVVEVAVPIGCALTFIFCVTRIVAALAAKPAVPE, encoded by the coding sequence ATGAACGACCGCTCCACTCATCCAGGCGCCGCCGAAAGGTGGGCGCTGGCCCTCGAACGGGGCGCCATCAGGGGGCTGGAGGCCCTGCTGACGGTCACCTTCGCCTTCATCTTCATCCTGGTCGTGTCTCTTGTCGTGCTGCGCTACGTTTTCAACTCGACCATCGTCGGGGGCAACGAGGCGACCGTGATGCTGTTCATCTACACCACCGCGCTGGGCTCGGCGGTGGAACTGGCGCACGGCAAGCACATTGCCATCGACGCGCTCGTCGCCCGCCTGCCGCCCGCGCTGTCGCGCCGGCTCGACGTCTTCAACCTCATCGTCATCGCGGCGCTCAACGCCGCCCTTTTCGTCTACAGCCTGGACTGGATCGGCGCCGTTGGCGGCAGCGAGCATCCGGTCATGCACATCCCCGAAGGGGTGGTCGAGGTCGCCGTACCGATCGGTTGCGCGCTCACCTTCATCTTCTGCGTCACCCGCATCGTCGCCGCCCTGGCGGCCAAACCGGCCGTTCCGGAGTGA
- a CDS encoding methylglyoxal synthase: protein MDRKVIVLVAHDAKKIELLNWVKYNAHILRNHTLYATGTTGGLINRECPDLNVIRLRSGPLGGDQQVGAMIAENRVDFLVFFTDPMTTQPHDVDVKALTRLSVLYNLPMACNKATADYVISSPLVFDPDYRREVPSYSTYVERDMKRNEDDRVPA from the coding sequence ATGGACAGGAAAGTCATCGTGCTGGTGGCCCATGACGCCAAGAAGATCGAGCTTTTGAACTGGGTGAAGTACAACGCGCACATCCTGCGCAACCACACCCTCTACGCTACCGGGACGACCGGCGGGTTGATCAACCGCGAGTGCCCGGACCTCAATGTCATCCGGCTGCGCAGCGGCCCCCTGGGCGGCGACCAGCAGGTCGGCGCCATGATCGCCGAGAACAGGGTCGACTTCCTGGTCTTCTTCACCGATCCGATGACGACGCAGCCCCATGACGTCGACGTCAAGGCGCTGACCCGCCTATCGGTCCTCTACAACCTGCCGATGGCCTGCAACAAGGCGACGGCGGACTACGTCATTTCCAGCCCGCTGGTGTTCGACCCCGATTATCGGCGCGAGGTGCCCAGCTATTCGACCTACGTCGAGCGTGACATGAAGCGGAACGAGGACGACAGGGTGCCGGCCTGA